The proteins below come from a single Natranaerofaba carboxydovora genomic window:
- a CDS encoding FtsX-like permease family protein has protein sequence MLWKKMIRDIWSNKGSYLACLIIVIIGLIVFTSFSILSDNLNLSKETFYTEQNFSDGFVELDSMPRSSVERLNNIEGVKEINGRLIEELRVNDEDREESIYLKLVFFDTSKTDRLNDVRLLNGEALDREGLNIIIDNQFYDANNLELNDVIEVIASGKIRELHIQGVGMSPEFTYPLRNETDLFPNPEQFGIAFLSLDDAGNLFPDKSNRVNNLVFTVEDNANSDLVSERLESELDGYGVKRTYSRDEHTSHMMLSEEVAMLERVSTALPLLFLGIAAIIIYIMLKRLVEQQRGQIGILKAFGYTNKEIVTHYISYALLIGSLGGIIGGTLGIISATPLTSLLLEFFNVPEMYERFSYYYLLLGLLLSLIVFLIAGYQGCKYSLKLKPAEAMRPPAPVFKGKTLLERISFFWNMLTIQGKMAIRNLSRNRSRSIFMFIGIMLSCSIVAMTWSLNDMVDKLTLRQYEEIEVYDAKINLANPMNRVLVERELRNHDEITRIEPMSEVPVTLSYLWNEENVLLIGLKENTRLYNILDSDSRRVTPTAKGLILSERLAQKLDVSVGSTIELESPYFRNNDEKKDIKVSKIIPQYLGMNAYLEINALDEVLDQGSLATSFLINTDDKNDTASISDLRNKYRESEIVTGVDARAERIKQTEELLDMFGSVIYIYVFVGIIIGFAIIYSSSFIILSERSRELASMRVLGMTSKEVFAVITFEQWFISFFAILAAVPLAKIMQWSLSEELSTDHYIIPSDISIMSLAVAVLLTALSIWIAQRFALRRVKNLSLVDVLKSRE, from the coding sequence ATGCTTTGGAAAAAAATGATTCGAGATATTTGGTCTAACAAAGGATCGTATCTTGCATGCCTTATTATAGTTATTATAGGCTTAATTGTATTTACCTCTTTTTCAATTTTGAGTGATAACTTGAACCTTTCTAAAGAAACATTTTATACAGAACAAAATTTTTCTGATGGTTTTGTTGAACTTGATTCAATGCCCAGATCTAGTGTTGAAAGGTTAAATAATATAGAAGGAGTAAAAGAAATAAATGGTCGTCTTATTGAGGAGCTGAGAGTTAATGATGAAGATAGAGAGGAAAGTATCTATTTAAAACTTGTTTTTTTTGATACTTCAAAAACAGATAGATTAAATGATGTTAGGCTACTTAATGGCGAAGCTCTTGATAGGGAAGGCCTTAATATAATAATAGACAATCAGTTTTATGATGCTAACAATCTAGAATTAAACGATGTAATTGAAGTGATAGCTTCAGGTAAAATAAGGGAGCTTCACATTCAAGGTGTTGGAATGAGTCCGGAGTTTACTTATCCTTTGAGAAACGAGACTGATTTGTTCCCAAATCCAGAACAGTTTGGAATTGCTTTTCTATCATTAGATGATGCCGGTAATTTATTTCCTGATAAAAGCAATAGAGTTAATAACTTGGTTTTTACAGTAGAGGATAATGCAAACTCTGATTTAGTAAGTGAGAGGCTAGAAAGTGAGTTAGATGGATATGGTGTAAAGAGGACGTATTCTAGAGACGAACACACAAGTCACATGATGTTAAGTGAAGAAGTTGCTATGCTCGAAAGAGTTTCGACAGCACTTCCATTATTGTTCTTGGGAATAGCAGCTATCATTATATATATCATGCTTAAAAGACTTGTAGAACAGCAAAGAGGCCAGATAGGTATTTTGAAAGCTTTTGGTTACACAAATAAAGAGATAGTAACTCATTATATATCTTATGCTTTGTTAATCGGTAGTTTAGGTGGAATTATAGGAGGTACACTAGGGATTATCTCTGCTACACCTCTAACGAGTTTACTTCTTGAATTTTTTAATGTACCCGAAATGTATGAGAGGTTTTCATACTATTACCTGTTATTAGGGTTGTTGCTATCCCTTATAGTTTTTTTGATAGCGGGATATCAGGGGTGCAAATATTCATTAAAATTAAAACCAGCAGAAGCAATGAGACCTCCAGCGCCTGTTTTTAAAGGAAAAACCCTTCTGGAAAGAATAAGTTTTTTTTGGAATATGCTCACCATTCAGGGTAAAATGGCGATTAGAAACCTGTCTAGAAATAGAAGCAGAAGTATTTTTATGTTTATTGGAATAATGTTAAGCTGTTCTATCGTGGCCATGACCTGGTCTCTGAATGATATGGTTGATAAGTTGACCTTACGTCAGTATGAAGAAATTGAGGTGTATGACGCAAAAATCAATCTAGCAAACCCAATGAACAGGGTGTTGGTTGAAAGAGAATTGAGAAATCATGATGAAATCACCAGAATAGAGCCGATGAGCGAAGTTCCAGTAACTTTGTCTTATTTGTGGAACGAGGAAAACGTTTTGCTCATTGGTTTAAAAGAAAACACTAGGCTTTATAATATCTTAGATTCTGACAGCAGACGTGTCACACCAACTGCAAAGGGTCTTATACTTTCTGAGAGACTAGCGCAAAAATTAGATGTTTCTGTAGGTTCTACAATCGAACTTGAAAGTCCTTATTTTAGAAATAATGACGAAAAAAAAGATATAAAAGTTAGCAAAATAATTCCCCAGTACCTTGGAATGAACGCCTATTTGGAGATAAATGCTTTGGATGAGGTTCTAGATCAGGGGAGTTTAGCAACTTCATTTTTGATTAATACTGACGATAAAAATGATACAGCCAGTATATCAGATTTAAGAAATAAATACAGAGAGAGTGAAATAGTTACAGGAGTTGATGCTAGAGCAGAACGGATTAAGCAAACAGAAGAACTCTTGGATATGTTCGGTAGTGTCATTTATATTTACGTATTTGTAGGAATAATAATAGGTTTTGCTATAATATATAGTTCAAGTTTTATTATTTTGTCAGAAAGGAGCAGAGAGCTTGCTTCAATGAGGGTTCTTGGAATGACATCAAAGGAAGTTTTTGCTGTAATTACTTTTGAACAGTGGTTTATAAGCTTTTTTGCTATATTGGCAGCAGTACCTCTTGCAAAAATAATGCAGTGGAGTTTATCAGAGGAGTTAAGTACTGACCATTACATCATACCATCAGATATTTCGATTATGTCTTTGGCTGTTGCTGTGTTACTTACTGCATTGTCAATTTGGATAGCACAAAGATTCGCCCTTAGAAGAGTAAAGAATTTGAGCTTGGTAGATGTATTAAAATCTCGAGAATAA
- a CDS encoding ABC transporter ATP-binding protein, translated as MTKSPLIVAKSVKMKYKMGEVTVYALRGVDFSLYDGELVVVLGPSGSGKSTLINIVGGMDMASEGELYYGDKPLHKASERELTYFRRNEVGFIFQFYNLMPNLTAYENIDLSVQIANEPFQVDELLRQVGLFDRRDHFPSQLSGGEQQRVAIARALVKNPRMLLCDEPTGALDLPTGIQILKLLRSFCDTYNKTVVIITHNEAISNMADRVFSLKDGLVEKVVVNEKPLPPEKVSW; from the coding sequence ATGACAAAATCTCCTTTGATTGTAGCTAAAAGTGTTAAAATGAAATACAAAATGGGCGAAGTTACGGTTTATGCTTTAAGAGGAGTTGATTTTAGTTTATATGATGGGGAATTAGTAGTTGTACTTGGACCAAGTGGTTCTGGCAAAAGTACATTGATTAATATTGTTGGTGGAATGGATATGGCAAGTGAAGGTGAACTTTATTATGGAGATAAGCCCCTTCACAAAGCTAGTGAAAGAGAATTGACATATTTTAGACGTAACGAAGTTGGATTTATTTTTCAATTTTATAATCTGATGCCTAATCTTACGGCTTATGAAAATATTGATCTATCAGTACAAATTGCAAATGAACCATTTCAGGTTGATGAATTACTCCGGCAGGTAGGGCTTTTTGATCGTAGAGATCACTTTCCTTCGCAGCTTTCTGGAGGAGAGCAGCAGAGAGTAGCTATAGCAAGAGCCCTTGTCAAAAATCCGCGTATGCTACTATGTGACGAACCTACAGGAGCTTTGGACCTGCCTACTGGTATTCAGATACTTAAACTGCTTCGAAGTTTCTGTGATACCTACAATAAGACTGTAGTCATAATTACCCATAATGAAGCTATTAGCAACATGGCTGACCGAGTTTTTTCTCTGAAAGATGGTTTGGTTGAAAAAGTAGTGGTGAATGAAAAACCACTACCACCCGAGAAGGTGAGCTGGTAA
- a CDS encoding TetR/AcrR family transcriptional regulator: MNETNTKKSIIESARTLFARRGFKGATTAEIAKSAGISEGTIYRHFENKEELMMECVKPIFENMIDIAEHKIFTEAYNLRDIMYKGLELRLNLFVENYDTFRIIFNELPYSDKMKNQYMDFLLTNEGKLTKLIGDMKSMGEIKRSRNFLIFALGQFLALWMYTNFKDWSNKKEVKFSDEMLNISKEHILDDLTDFFMYGIAGNKD; the protein is encoded by the coding sequence TTGAATGAGACAAATACAAAAAAAAGTATTATAGAATCTGCAAGGACTCTATTCGCTAGGAGAGGTTTTAAAGGTGCAACAACGGCTGAAATTGCTAAATCTGCTGGAATATCTGAAGGAACAATTTATAGACATTTTGAAAACAAAGAAGAACTGATGATGGAGTGTGTTAAACCAATTTTTGAAAATATGATAGATATTGCTGAACACAAAATTTTTACTGAAGCCTATAACCTACGGGATATAATGTATAAAGGCTTAGAATTAAGGCTAAATCTTTTTGTCGAAAATTATGATACTTTTCGAATTATTTTTAATGAACTACCCTATTCAGATAAGATGAAGAATCAGTATATGGACTTTCTTTTAACGAACGAAGGAAAATTAACAAAGTTAATTGGGGATATGAAGAGTATGGGAGAGATTAAACGTTCAAGAAATTTTCTGATATTTGCTCTGGGTCAATTTTTAGCTTTATGGATGTATACTAATTTTAAAGATTGGTCTAACAAGAAAGAAGTCAAATTTTCTGATGAGATGCTAAATATTTCAAAAGAACATATTTTGGATGATTTGACGGACTTTTTTATGTATGGGATAGCAGGAAACAAAGATTAA
- a CDS encoding gamma-glutamylcyclotransferase family protein produces MTNRHNNELPFFVYGTLRRDQHNYERYFNNKTEKEKTAWIKGSLYNYGNLPAYLPQGETWIRGDLIYIKPKYYQEVLTEVDFLEGYEPSSEGTSLYLRRNHKVTTENDEKVEAWIYIFNYPVSEKLMTKIDSGDWNSPLE; encoded by the coding sequence TTGACAAATAGACATAATAATGAACTACCATTTTTTGTATATGGCACATTAAGAAGAGATCAACATAACTATGAGCGATATTTTAATAATAAAACAGAAAAAGAAAAAACTGCATGGATTAAAGGTAGCTTATATAACTATGGGAATTTGCCTGCGTATTTACCCCAAGGGGAGACCTGGATAAGAGGAGATTTGATCTACATAAAACCAAAATATTATCAGGAAGTTCTAACAGAGGTGGATTTCTTAGAAGGATATGAACCCTCATCAGAAGGTACTAGCCTCTACCTCAGAAGAAATCACAAAGTAACAACAGAAAATGATGAAAAAGTAGAAGCGTGGATATATATATTTAATTATCCTGTAAGCGAAAAACTAATGACTAAAATTGACTCAGGAGACTGGAACAGTCCTTTGGAATAA